TTCTAACTGTAACCACCTTACACTGACacacattttctcttattttcctgtTGACCAGTGGCAGGTCCCTCCCAGAGCAGCCGCGATCCATCAGCTGGTGTGTGGGAAGCGTTGCTTGCGTTGCCTAAAGCCTCTTTTCCAGTCTGGCCCTGGCAAGGCCTAGAGACATTGTTCTGTGTGTGACTTGTCCTGATGTCACAGTTGTTCCTAGCTAGCTTCGTTCCCCCAGGGTCAGACTCAGGCCTTCAAGTGTGAGTCTTGGTGTGCCTGAAGAATTTGTACCTATTGGTGCCAAAGTAGCACCCAGTTTAGCAAAGTCAGCTTCGGTCAGCCAGCACAGTCATGCAGTCTACAAGCACATAAATAGCCCTGGGAGCCCGCCCACTCCCGCTGACTTTATTAGAGTAGCCTGTGATTTGCCTGTCTGTCTTTATTCCATCCTGTGCCACATTGTGTTGAGCGATCCTGTCATCTTTGCCTTTCAGCCGTTTTGCGAGTGGCTGGTTCCCTACAGAAGAGCACAGAAGTGATGAAGGCCATGCAGAGTCTTGTGAAGATCCCGGAAATCCAGGCCACCATGCGGGAGCTGTCCAAAGAGATGATGAAGGTGACCTGGGGCTGACCCTGTGTCCTCTTCCAGAGCACTAGGAATCAGCCAGCGGCAGAGCCTGGGCCAGTGTGCACGGGAGCAGACAGGTCACTGTGGCCCGGCAGAAATGATTTTGAGGATAGAagctgtgggttttgtttttttttaacaccaggacaaaatacaaaacaaaacaaaaattgtattggtgtatagccaattaacaatgttgtgatagtttcaggtgaaatgaaggaactcagccattcttatacatatatccattctatgccacacccccctcccatccatgctggcacataacattgagcagagttccatgtgctatacaataggtttttgtttgttatccgttttaaatatagctgtgtaCATGACATTCCCCCCAACAACCATGAGTTCCTTTTCTCAGTCTGttagtctctttctattttgtgagTATGTTCATTtgggtcatttctttttagattccacacataagggatgtcatatgatatttctcctctgtctgactgacttcactcaatatgacactctgtaggtccatccatgttactgcaaatggccttatttcattctttttaatggctgagtaatatgcctttgtatttatgtaccacatcgtctttatccaGTCCTCTGGAGGACAGAGGCTGTTAACACTGAAATTGTCTGAGCCGAGCATGGCATAGGCTGGGTCAGATTGCCATTTTGCCTTAGAAGAAGCAATGGTATGTCTAGATCTCCAGGGGAGGTGGGTAACCCAGGAAGCAACTGTCTGTAGAGTTTGGGGAGCTCAGGATTATGGGCTCTGaggtgaacaaggaaacagaagaaaacccaggttcctctgtttgtACCAGAGGAGTGTTAATGAAGCAGGTGGTTCAAGACCAGGGGTTGGCAAAGTTTTTTTGTCAAGGGCTGGatagtaaatgtattttttatttcctgggTCATAGGTCTCTGTTGTAACTACTCAACTCTACTTTGTAGTTTAAAAGTAGCTGTAgataatatgtaaacaaatgagcaTGACTCTGTTctcataaaacattatttctaaaagTCGGCAGTGGATTGGGTTTGGCCTGTAGCTGGCTGACCCCTGTCTTagaccagaaagtgaaagtttctcagttgtgttagactctttgtgaccccatggatttagcccgccaggctcccctgtccatggaattctccaggcaagaatactgaagtgggttgccattccttctccaggggatcttcccaacccagggatcaaacctaggtctcctgcattacaggtggattctttaccatctgagtcaccagggaagcccagataaaggAACTGAGAACCAAATAGAAAGCAGTAAACTGCTGCTGCCGCAGGACCAGGGCCTGGCAGGGACCTGCACCAGTGGCCTTTGGATGGGGGACAGGGCTTCGGAAGGTGCTGTTACTGAGCCCCCAGCCGCCTGTGGTGCAGCACACACGCTCTCCTGGAGAGTGCTCTCAGTCACCTTGAGATGTTggtattttttcccctattttacaCAGGAGTAGGAAACTGAGTCTTCAAGTTGCCAGGTGACTTGCCTGAGTGGCCTTGGTAGGAAAGGACAGGTCTGGGGTTGGAGCACGAAGGCCTGAGCTGCACCAGAGGACTTGGTGCTAGGCGGGCCCCACCAGTGCTGCCGCACAGCTGTGAGCACGTGGCCTGAGAATCCTCGTGTGTGGCTGTGCAGAGAAgctgcctcccttcctcccagggcATTTGATGTATGAACTTGGGTTGTAAACAGGGCTCCTGGGCCCAGGAGAAGAAAGTTGATAGAAAAGAAAGGCAGCATCAAAAGCCCAGAACCCAGGTCTTTGGAAGGAGAAATCCCTGAGCAGTGATCAGGATGGAACCAGATTAGTGGGATGTATCCTCTGAGAGTGATGCATGGGTGTCTCACCTCACGTTGTGGTGTCTGTCTATCTAGAGCTGGGTAACACGGTCATTCTTCGAGTGACTTCATGCCTGCTCACTGACCCATAAGCCACTGAGATCTGAGGGTGGGGTCTTGATTTTAGAATCTGGAATCTCTTCCACAAAAGTTTCTAAGCACTAAAAATAATATAGCTTTGGAGGAAGGCATGTATGTAGTAGATAATATTAACTGAATTCATACAAGGATGCCTCTCCAGGTGCAAACGGAAGCCTCTGCTGGGGTCCCAGCACATCAAGGGCAAAGACACAGTCTTACTCATTCCATGAGTCCCCAGACCCAGGGCTGTCTGTGGCACAAAGCAGACATTTGGTGAATGACTGGTTGCTAGCTGGATGGATGAGTAAATGAATGGCCACTTACTCCTCCAGGATGTGGAAGGCTGTTAAGAGTCAGGTTCCCCTGGGCTCTTTTAACCGAGTTAGTATGTATTGATCCAGCAGTAAGATCCATTCTCCTAGGCCAGAGGGCTCCACTTATAACCTTGAATGTGAATTTGTTGGTTCATTTTGGTTGGGAGGAAAAGGGTCTGAGCATGGGCAGAATACAGAACTAGCTAGATTCATACATTAAGAATCACCTGAGTGGTCTGACAGCAGGACAGAGGGCTTGCTTTAAATCTGATGCCTTCAGCATGGTCGGTGAGGGTCATGCCCTGCCTGAGTGCGGTGGAGCAAGGGCTGGAGCTGCCGCACGTGATCTCATGCTCGCGTGACATTGCTCAGCAAGGGGGACCGTTGGCCAGTGTTAGAGAGCAATTTTCTTGTGTCTGTAGTGGGGCTGTGCTCTTGAGAATGAAGTAGGCTGATTGGCTGGCATCAGGCTGCTGGGCATGGGACTCACTGTAGGGAGTGTGGGCACTGCCTTGTTGGGTCCAGAAACGTTGACTTATCAGTTCTCTCAGGTCTTGGTGAATTGACTGATCCTTACCAGACCCGTCAGGCTGACTCCGGGCCAGCAGCTATCACTTGGACCTGCTGAAGTACAGGCCTTTTCTGGGTTCCATGGAGCCCCACCCTGCtcttggtatttgttatcatAGTGTCTTCTGTGACTCCAGCCTACTTTGATACTGTGTCTCAACTCCTGCACTCATAGATTTGCGACATCAGGGCAAATGCTTCCTGAGATAGCACCCTCTCGTCTCAGCAGGTTGTTCCCCACATGCTGCATTATCGTCCGAGTTACTCTGTGAAACTCTGCTGATAGAGGCCCCCCTCCAACCTTAGTACTAAATTTGGAGAGCAGTTTCCCTTTGGCTTTTTGCTTCCTCCAGAGAGGGCAGACAGCATGTGGTGTTTCctgtggcttagacctgggaagggTGGACTGGACTCACAGACACCAGAGCTCAGTTGTTGCGCTGGGCCCACAGGGACATCTGCGAGGAATGGATTTAACAGTTGTGGGAAGTGACACGGTTTATTCTATATTTAGGCTGGGATTATAGAAGAGATGTTAGAGGACACTTTTGAAAGCATGGACgatcaagaagaaatggaagaagcaGCAGAAATGGAAATTGACAGAATTCTGTTTGAAATCACCGCAGGTATGACCCAAgatccttcctctttctcctctccttttatGGCCATCCTTCTTGCATTCACAAGATTAACTAGTAGCTTTTTCTTCAGATTCTAACTCCCTTCCAcatttcttactttatttttaaaattttcatttattttatatttagctgTGCTTGGTTTTTGTTGATGcccacaggcttttctctagttgtggcaagcatggggactctctagttgtggtgtgtgggcttctcattgtggtggcttctcttgttgtggagcatgggctctagggcacacaggctttagtagttgtggcacaagagctcagtagttgtggcttctgggctctagagcacaggctcagtagttgtggtgcacaggcttagttgctcttcagcatgtgggatcctcctagaCCTGTGTCTCCTtgattggcagtcagattctttaccagatttctttactgagccacctgggaagcctctacaTTTCTTACTTTAGATTATGCAAGTTATTACTTGAAAAACAAGCATAATATCTGtaactatattttataaaatacaaagataaagaaTTTTTTGGTCCTATATTCTGCTGTCAGGAGCTTAAACTAGTATAGACTGTCTTGAAAGCAGTTTGGCAGTAGCAAAGCTCTTTAACTCACAGATTGGCTTCTGGGAACTTATTCTAGTAATTTAAGATTTAGCTCAAGGATGTCTGTAGTATTATTGATAATATTGAAAAGTTTGAAACAAGCTAAGTGCCTAATAATAGAATATTGGTTAAGTCCATTGTGTTACATCTACGGTAATGGAATATGTCATAGTTGTTACACAGAGATGTATTTAttgacatggaaagatgttcataATATATGAAGAGAGCACTGTTACTGAAATACactattgtttaaaaaaacacatctaTTGAAAAAGTCTAGCAGggggataaataaaaataatagttatcTATGAGGGATGGTTCATAGgcttttaaactgtattttcacTTCTAGACTTTCTGAGTTTTATGTTTAATAACAAAACTCACTAgattcaatttttatttgttttcaactATTGGGGGAATGAAGGCTAcaagaaaaatgttttgtaatGATTTAGAAACAATTTAGTTTTACTGAGAGAATATTTGACATCTTCATGAATCTTGAAAATTAAGTATTCACTAGTGTTTAGGGATTTAGATCAAGAGCCTCAGAATCAAAGTTCTTAAAATCAAAATCTTTAGTTACTGTGACTTTGATACTAGAAGTTGGTGTTTGTGCACATCTGTCATAGTAGCCCCACCAAAACAGCTGTTTTGTTGCTCCTATTCTGTTCTTGTCAAATTGAACCAGgtatgaaggacagagaaaatgAGGGACCACTGCTTAAGCTGATGTTTTGTTGACCTGTGTACTGTTTCTTTATAGGGGCCTTAGGCAAAGCACCTAGTAAGGTAACGGACGCCCTCCCGGAGCCCGAACCTTTAGGAGCGATGGCTGCATcagaagatgaggaggaggaggaagaggccctggaggccATGCAATCCCGTCTGGCCACACTCCGCAGCTAGGGCACCCTAGCCGGCCGCAGGCTTTCCTCCTGGCCCCGTCACCGGGCGCACACTCCTTGAAGCCTCTGCCgtttctgtgtctcttgcactacaCCTCTGGGTGAGACACTGCGTTCTGGAGAAGGTTCTCTGctattctctcttctctctctgcagaGGCTTGGGATTCAGTGAGATTGTTCCTGAGAGGTGGTGTAATAAATGCATCATTTTCAAGAGTATAAATAGAAGTTATCTTTTTAGGGGATGAGGGCAAAGAAGTCTTGTCTTCTCACAATGCACTTCAGAGAATAGAGTTGATTGCCTGAATGTTGAGGACTCTGTACTTTCTTTGTTGGTCTGTAAAACACTATATAAATGGGTTTTAATAAATTTCTGCTTTAACACTTGGTCTTATCATAGATTGTCAGGTGCAGTGAACTTGCAAGGTGTCTCTTGGCCCAAATTATGTCCTGTGTCAGCCATGAAAAGAGGAGCTATTACAGCAGGGCATGTGGGACTCGGAAGCTCAGTGGAAGGCACTTCTGCTCAGTGGACGCTGCTCCTCAGCCTCCACAAGGTGCTGTGCCAGCTACTCTTCCTGTGTTTGTCAGCTTTGTATAAGCAAAAGGATGCCTGGGAATTGTGACCCCTTGTTTTGTGGGCTGGGTGGCTATATTACATTGGCCtgaggcaggtgtgtgtgtgtgcagctttTTCCTTCCCACTGCAGATTATGGACAGCAGTGGGGTTAGGCCTCTCTCACCCTCTGATTGCCTTCTCCTGTGTTAAGCTGGTTGTCTTGGATGTATGGGATATGGGCGTACATATCAGTGCTTTCTCAAAGCCAGAAGCTGACCAATGAGAAGGGCATGGTGCAGTCATGCAGTGTAAACGATTCACACGTTTCTAAGTGAGGTTTTTAAATCATTCAGCAATAGCGACTTACATTTGTGTGGGCCTGACAGTTTACAAAGCTGTTGAACATATGTGATCATTCAGTCTTCACAAATTAGGAAAACACCTCAGCTTGCTGAAGTGACATACTCTAAATCATAAAATGGCAGAACTGGGGTTCCACCCAAATCCCTCTGGCCCATGTCTGATGTGCCCTACACAAGTAAGGGAAAAAACCCGGCCAGTGTCCCCCAGGTTGGTTTCCGTAGGTTGTATGGAGAAATGTGAATGTATTGGACGTGCTGCAGTGAGGACGTTTTCCTCTCATCCTACGAAATGGGACTCTCCAATCCAGGACACTGTCCTCTTACTCTTGATCTCATCttcaggatacagttcagttTTTAAGTAAACTTCTTTTGAAAGAAGTTTTAGGTTCagagcaaaattgagcagaaaataAAAGTTCCCATAAATACCTTTTGCCCTGACACATGCAGTCTCCCAGTTATATGTATTGACACATCACATCCCAGAAGTATGTGTATTCCTGGAATCCTACAGTATGTAGCCCTTTAAGATTGCCTTCTTACATTTAGTAATATGCAtgtaagtttcctccatgtctttttcatggcttgataggtCCTTTTTAGTGCTGAATTATATTTCATTGCTCACAGGTACTACACTATACATTCACCTGTGGAAGGACATTTTGGTCGCTCCAAAGTTTTAGCAGCTGTGAATAAAGCCATACAtgtctgtgtgcaggtttttgtgtagacatacaTTTCACTCATTTAGGTGAATCACAAGGAgcacaattgctggatcatatggtaagagtatgtctGGTTCTGTAAAAAGCTGACAGTTCCAAAGTGGCGGTATTGTTTTGCATTCCCACCGGCAATGATGAGAGTTCCTACTGCTCCAcgtcctcaccagcatttgatgtTGTGTTTTGCATTTTGACTGTCCTAGTAAGTGTGAAACAgaatcttgttttaatttgcatttccctgaagatacctgatgttgaacatctttttatacaCTTTTTtgccatatgtatatattctttggtgagatatttatttagaacttttgtccatttttaatgggttgttcattttcttattgctgaggtttaagagttctttgtatactaTGGATAATAGTCCTTTATCAGAAATAtcctttgcaaatgttttctcccagtctgtggcttgttttCTAATTCTCTTCATGCTTTTCTCACAGAGcagtttttaatattaatgaagTCCATCTTACCAGT
This window of the Bubalus bubalis isolate 160015118507 breed Murrah chromosome 12, NDDB_SH_1, whole genome shotgun sequence genome carries:
- the LOC102411355 gene encoding charged multivesicular body protein 3, with the translated sequence MGLFGKTQEKPPKELVNEWSLKIRKEMRVVDRQIRDIQREEEKVKRSVKDAAKKGQKDVCVVLAKEMIRSRKAVSKLYASKAHMNSVLMGMKNQLAVLRVAGSLQKSTEVMKAMQSLVKIPEIQATMRELSKEMMKAGIIEEMLEDTFESMDDQEEMEEAAEMEIDRILFEITAGALGKAPSKVTDALPEPEPLGAMAASEDEEEEEEALEAMQSRLATLRS